A genomic region of Sulfobacillus acidophilus DSM 10332 contains the following coding sequences:
- a CDS encoding hypothetical protein (KEGG: sth:STH2945 hypothetical protein~SPTR: Putative uncharacterized protein) produces the protein MRVGQIHTDRTARLVVPVVFFLTGLGLLAIGLAVVFTSGSTIVELPPSSWPVVALVHGFTLGFLTLVMMGALYQLTPVLTNQPPISPRWIWPQGIGYLAGLAGFIGGLVRARPLWLAAGGSLLLLSILGFAVLIASRLVRQKIWTIPLLFIATAVAYLVLTACMGSWLAWGYLGLPVTPLKPLWVHFSVGLGGWLGFLLMGVSYRLWLMFLPSRKQPQWWQWTYGLQQSAVITGIVSGFMGWRAGFIGAWLLAMGAWGTWAWDILGLVRANRLFRHEPALWLPAVGGLFAGFAWIGGLMTWLNVVQWWRAILVAYVVGWVGLSFLGFVQKIIAFLLWLHRYSHVHGQGKMPRLTDIFPPRWSFVVAASTIPGVTLWVVGWTISAVDVARTGVAVLGLGVIILTVAILVALVRKLKPRPLSTSG, from the coding sequence ATGCGGGTAGGACAGATCCATACCGACCGGACCGCCCGATTGGTCGTTCCCGTTGTGTTTTTTCTCACCGGCCTTGGCCTGCTGGCAATAGGGCTCGCCGTGGTGTTCACGTCGGGCTCGACGATAGTCGAGCTTCCCCCTTCGTCCTGGCCCGTCGTCGCATTGGTACACGGGTTCACCTTGGGCTTTTTAACCTTGGTCATGATGGGCGCCTTATATCAATTGACGCCGGTGCTGACGAATCAGCCGCCGATATCGCCCCGGTGGATATGGCCCCAGGGGATAGGGTATCTTGCCGGATTAGCCGGGTTTATTGGGGGATTGGTGCGTGCTCGGCCGCTCTGGCTTGCCGCCGGGGGAAGTTTGCTTTTATTGTCGATCTTAGGCTTTGCCGTTCTTATCGCAAGCCGTCTGGTGAGACAAAAGATCTGGACCATACCGCTTCTGTTTATCGCGACGGCGGTCGCCTATTTGGTTTTGACGGCATGCATGGGTAGCTGGCTTGCGTGGGGATATCTTGGCCTTCCCGTGACGCCTCTTAAACCGCTTTGGGTGCACTTTAGCGTGGGACTCGGCGGCTGGCTGGGATTTTTGTTGATGGGTGTGAGCTATCGCTTATGGCTGATGTTTTTGCCGTCGCGCAAACAACCGCAGTGGTGGCAATGGACGTATGGTTTACAACAAAGTGCCGTGATCACCGGCATCGTCAGCGGCTTTATGGGGTGGCGGGCAGGCTTTATCGGCGCCTGGCTATTGGCAATGGGGGCTTGGGGAACTTGGGCCTGGGATATCTTGGGACTGGTCCGGGCTAACCGTCTTTTTCGCCATGAACCGGCCTTATGGTTACCGGCAGTCGGTGGGCTTTTTGCCGGTTTTGCCTGGATCGGAGGCCTCATGACGTGGCTAAACGTGGTTCAGTGGTGGCGTGCGATATTGGTCGCCTATGTCGTGGGGTGGGTCGGTCTCTCTTTTTTAGGTTTCGTGCAGAAAATCATCGCCTTTTTGTTGTGGCTTCATCGCTATTCCCACGTCCATGGGCAAGGCAAGATGCCACGCCTGACCGACATTTTTCCGCCTCGCTGGTCATTTGTCGTGGCCGCGTCGACCATTCCCGGGGTCACTTTGTGGGTCGTCGGGTGGACGATTTCTGCCGTTGACGTCGCCCGGACAGGCGTAGCCGTCTTGGGACTCGGCGTGATCATCCTGACGGTCGCTATTTTGGTGGCCCTTGTGCGTAAGCTAAAGCCGCGTCCTTTATCGACATCCGGATAA
- a CDS encoding Radical SAM domain protein (PFAM: Radical SAM superfamily~COGs: COG2896 Molybdenum cofactor biosynthesis protein~InterPro IPR006638:IPR007197~KEGG: nhl:Nhal_1436 molybdenum cofactor biosynthesis protein A~PFAM: Radical SAM~SMART: Elongator protein 3/MiaB/NifB~SPTR: Molybdenum cofactor biosynthesis protein A) → MGRPLRDLRISLTDRCNFRCVYCMLREVFGTAAHFLPDEALLTGKEIVRLAQIFVRLGVRKIRLTGGEPWLRPDLEDLVGDLARIEGIEEIALTTNGATLNMAKALRLKAAGLTRVTVSLDSLDSRRFGRINGVNFPVERVLAAIQAATSAGLTPVKGNVVIKRGMNDEDIVPLADYFRFSGHVVRFIEFMGGGGHGDFGGRLGGRPARSGKKTNR, encoded by the coding sequence TTGGGACGGCCGTTGCGGGATCTGCGAATCTCTCTGACGGATCGGTGCAATTTTCGATGTGTCTATTGCATGCTTCGGGAAGTTTTCGGTACGGCCGCCCATTTTCTGCCGGATGAGGCCTTACTGACGGGCAAGGAAATCGTTCGCTTGGCGCAGATTTTTGTCCGACTGGGGGTACGAAAAATTCGGCTCACCGGGGGTGAGCCGTGGTTGCGGCCGGACCTGGAGGACTTGGTGGGCGACCTGGCCCGGATTGAGGGGATTGAGGAGATCGCCCTGACAACCAACGGCGCGACCTTGAATATGGCCAAAGCCCTACGGCTTAAGGCGGCGGGATTAACCCGCGTGACCGTGAGTTTGGATTCTCTGGATTCTCGGCGTTTCGGCCGCATTAACGGAGTAAATTTTCCGGTGGAGCGGGTTCTGGCGGCAATTCAAGCGGCGACATCCGCCGGCTTGACCCCGGTTAAGGGTAACGTGGTGATCAAACGAGGCATGAATGACGAAGACATCGTGCCGTTGGCGGACTACTTTCGATTTAGCGGCCACGTGGTGCGGTTTATCGAATTCATGGGAGGTGGCGGTCATGGCGATTTCGGAGGGCGATTGGGTGGCCGACCCGCGAGATCCGGAAAGAAAACGAATCGGTAA
- a CDS encoding Cupin 2 conserved barrel domain protein (PFAM: Cupin domain~InterPro IPR013096~PFAM: Cupin 2, conserved barrel), with product MATDDRWGPFEPGKFGTSQKILVERSGGAVKLMKFEAGASFPAHTHPDRTEWIWVVEGRSKPKWRAQSSG from the coding sequence ATGGCGACAGACGACCGATGGGGACCGTTTGAGCCAGGCAAATTTGGGACATCGCAAAAGATTCTCGTCGAGCGATCGGGAGGGGCGGTTAAGCTGATGAAGTTTGAGGCCGGCGCATCTTTTCCCGCACATACCCATCCCGATCGGACCGAGTGGATATGGGTCGTAGAAGGCAGATCGAAACCGAAGTGGAGGGCGCAATCGTCCGGTTAG
- a CDS encoding Methyltransferase type 11 (PFAM: Methyltransferase domain~COGs: COG2226 Methylase involved in ubiquinone/menaquinone biosynthesis~InterPro IPR013216~KEGG: acp:A2cp1_1519 methyltransferase type 11~PFAM: Methyltransferase type 11~SPTR: Methyltransferase type 11), whose protein sequence is MIRAPEVYPLDSSARLECLEDCTYVLLEPGKDPLGFGERVQGYHAMMEERNRAVGKALAQGLTLRGGQIWVDVGTGTGAMVEAIRETAQEPLWVFGVDQARRMIQHAWERQDPSFAAWYIERDVLRLPWPTAMLDGVTALLVLHLVEDIDPLLHQIFRALKPGGTFAYAVSADGNPFVRMIMRQLNGPGDFFQRGQKRIHDALLRTGFQIGATAVYRDEIRLDSPEAMRALIQSIGGPASRGLREDVSPPPVVERVFDLIWAFKPGAF, encoded by the coding sequence GTGATTCGGGCCCCGGAAGTCTACCCGCTGGATTCGTCGGCACGGCTCGAATGCCTGGAAGATTGTACCTATGTGCTGCTGGAACCCGGAAAGGATCCGCTAGGCTTCGGGGAGCGTGTGCAAGGATATCATGCCATGATGGAAGAGCGTAATCGCGCCGTCGGGAAAGCGCTGGCCCAAGGATTGACGCTCCGGGGCGGACAAATTTGGGTGGATGTGGGAACCGGAACGGGCGCGATGGTTGAAGCCATACGGGAGACCGCTCAGGAACCCCTATGGGTGTTCGGCGTAGATCAGGCGCGGCGGATGATCCAGCACGCGTGGGAACGTCAGGATCCTTCGTTTGCCGCCTGGTACATAGAACGGGACGTTTTGCGCCTGCCGTGGCCAACGGCCATGTTGGACGGGGTTACCGCCTTATTGGTGTTGCACCTGGTGGAAGACATCGACCCGTTGTTGCACCAGATCTTTCGCGCCCTGAAACCCGGCGGCACCTTTGCCTATGCGGTGAGTGCCGACGGAAATCCCTTCGTGCGGATGATTATGCGCCAATTAAACGGCCCGGGCGACTTTTTCCAACGCGGTCAAAAGCGGATTCACGATGCGCTTTTACGGACGGGATTTCAGATTGGCGCTACGGCGGTTTACCGCGACGAGATCCGGTTGGACAGCCCGGAGGCGATGCGGGCCCTCATTCAAAGTATCGGTGGACCGGCTAGTCGAGGTTTGCGGGAAGATGTCTCCCCGCCGCCGGTGGTTGAACGGGTGTTTGATTTGATTTGGGCTTTTAAGCCGGGAGCCTTCTAA
- a CDS encoding Rieske (2Fe-2S) iron-sulfur domain protein (PFAM: Rieske [2Fe-2S] domain~COGs: COG2146 Ferredoxin subunits of nitrite reductase and ring-hydroxylating dioxygenase~InterPro IPR017941~KEGG: bts:Btus_0578 Rieske (2Fe-2S) iron-sulfur domain protein~PFAM: Rieske [2Fe-2S] iron-sulphur domain~SPTR: Rieske (2Fe-2S) iron-sulfur domain protein) → MTTSAPWIRACRVDDIDPAIPYFVEINNQPLALYRVGDDVFATDDTCSHQEASLSEGSYAGYIVTCPRHGGQFDIRTGQAVKMPAVSPITVFPVKVVDGDVYVAVDKSGPLD, encoded by the coding sequence ATGACAACATCCGCTCCCTGGATTCGGGCCTGCCGGGTGGACGATATTGACCCGGCCATCCCCTACTTTGTCGAAATCAATAACCAGCCCCTGGCCTTATACCGAGTGGGAGACGATGTCTTCGCCACCGACGACACCTGTTCTCACCAGGAGGCGTCGTTATCCGAGGGCAGCTACGCCGGATATATCGTCACGTGTCCGCGACATGGCGGCCAGTTTGACATCCGCACCGGTCAGGCGGTCAAAATGCCGGCCGTGAGTCCGATTACGGTGTTCCCGGTTAAAGTCGTCGATGGCGATGTCTACGTCGCCGTCGATAAATCGGGGCCTCTAGACTAA
- a CDS encoding protein of unknown function DUF59 (PFAM: Domain of unknown function DUF59~COGs: COG2151 metal-sulfur cluster biosynthetic protein~InterPro IPR002744~KEGG: tmr:Tmar_1495 hypothetical protein~PFAM: Protein of unknown function DUF59~SPTR: Putative uncharacterized protein), producing MSQLTEDVIREALKDVIDPELGYNIVDLGLIYGIDIKDDGVIDLVMTMTTPGCPATNYIKEGTYERLMALDGVKEANVNVVWSPPWDPSMMLDDAKRYFGFV from the coding sequence ATGAGCCAGCTGACAGAAGATGTGATCCGCGAAGCGCTTAAAGACGTGATTGATCCCGAATTGGGGTACAATATCGTCGATTTGGGACTGATCTACGGTATTGACATCAAGGACGACGGGGTCATCGATTTGGTGATGACCATGACGACACCGGGGTGTCCCGCGACAAACTACATTAAAGAGGGCACTTACGAGCGGCTGATGGCTCTGGACGGTGTCAAAGAGGCGAACGTCAATGTGGTCTGGTCGCCGCCCTGGGATCCGTCGATGATGTTGGACGATGCCAAACGCTATTTTGGATTTGTGTAA
- a CDS encoding diguanylate cyclase with GAF sensor (PFAM: GGDEF domain~TIGRFAM: diguanylate cyclase (GGDEF) domain~COGs: COG2199 FOG: GGDEF domain~InterPro IPR000160:IPR003018~KEGG: tin:Tint_1169 diguanylate cyclase/phosphodiesterase with GAF sensor~PFAM: Diguanylate cyclase, predicted; GAF~SMART: Diguanylate cyclase, predicted; GAF~SPTR: Putative uncharacterized protein;~TIGRFAM: Diguanylate cyclase, predicted) — protein sequence MHYAWIGRLEPTGGWTCLAEAGERSAGPCLWQKTPPLPDSDQTLRLFPEWMADSRFQPLEDCFPGHSVRSAAALPIWHRNRLDAYFWLYHRESNPFTAEQVSLLRVIAEDLGRVLDRIHLTDSLSQAQSELAVTVARLTRTQGLYRALAATSNVLIRASNERQLLTRVCRQLAHSGIFQVAWIGRPDPAGIFRVLAAAGPGSQELKQFRLSLDQNPGPLVVQAWRTGRIHFHNDHRHAPEMAPWEDFLKKKAWAAGAAVPILRNRQQWATLAVVSTTPDIFDHQVLNLVAQIARLIGLGLDEQDLKARLNEEHQRQFFLARHDPLTGLANRLGLAEYLDQALREADAKASRVVVGVLDLDDFKHVNDTWGHEAGDQLLRQVADRLRQAVGPDNLAARLGGDEFVVVVTDAGDESAVDTRWAAIQKAFEAVKFPDGSVRQMGLSIGLTRYPDDAGDPDGLLRHADIALYQVKSQKSRRSVWWQWWTPGQDG from the coding sequence ATGCACTATGCCTGGATTGGCCGCCTGGAACCGACCGGTGGATGGACGTGCTTGGCGGAGGCAGGGGAGCGGAGTGCCGGGCCTTGTCTTTGGCAAAAGACCCCGCCGCTCCCGGATTCTGACCAGACCCTTCGGCTTTTTCCCGAATGGATGGCTGACTCCCGGTTTCAGCCGCTCGAGGATTGTTTCCCCGGGCATTCCGTGCGCTCGGCAGCGGCTTTGCCGATTTGGCATCGCAATCGGCTGGATGCCTACTTCTGGCTTTATCATCGCGAGTCGAATCCCTTTACGGCGGAGCAAGTGAGCCTCCTTCGGGTCATCGCCGAGGACTTAGGGCGCGTGTTGGACCGGATTCACCTGACGGACAGCCTAAGTCAGGCCCAAAGTGAACTGGCGGTGACGGTCGCACGCTTGACTCGGACCCAAGGGTTATACCGGGCGTTGGCCGCGACGAGCAATGTCTTGATTCGGGCGTCGAACGAGCGGCAGTTATTGACTCGTGTCTGTCGGCAATTGGCGCATAGCGGGATTTTCCAGGTGGCGTGGATTGGTCGGCCGGACCCGGCCGGGATCTTTCGGGTGTTGGCGGCGGCCGGACCCGGGTCCCAAGAACTTAAGCAATTTCGCTTGTCGTTGGATCAAAATCCCGGCCCCTTGGTAGTCCAAGCCTGGCGAACCGGACGCATTCACTTTCATAATGATCATCGGCATGCGCCGGAAATGGCTCCCTGGGAGGATTTCCTCAAGAAAAAAGCCTGGGCTGCGGGAGCGGCGGTGCCTATTCTCCGCAATCGCCAACAATGGGCGACATTGGCGGTTGTCAGTACCACGCCCGACATTTTTGATCATCAGGTGTTGAATTTAGTGGCGCAGATTGCCCGTCTGATCGGGTTAGGATTGGACGAGCAGGATCTGAAAGCTCGCTTAAACGAAGAACATCAACGGCAATTTTTTCTAGCGCGGCATGACCCGTTGACCGGATTGGCTAATCGACTGGGATTAGCCGAATATCTGGACCAAGCCCTTCGTGAAGCGGACGCGAAAGCGAGCCGGGTGGTGGTCGGCGTTTTGGACTTGGACGATTTTAAACACGTGAATGACACCTGGGGCCATGAGGCAGGAGACCAGTTGCTGCGACAGGTGGCCGATCGCCTGCGCCAAGCGGTCGGACCGGATAATTTGGCGGCCCGGTTAGGGGGCGATGAATTTGTCGTCGTGGTCACCGATGCCGGTGACGAGTCCGCCGTCGACACGCGGTGGGCCGCGATACAAAAAGCCTTTGAGGCGGTAAAATTTCCCGACGGAAGCGTCCGCCAAATGGGGCTCAGCATCGGGTTGACACGGTACCCCGACGATGCCGGTGATCCGGACGGTCTTCTACGCCATGCCGACATCGCCCTTTATCAGGTGAAGTCTCAAAAATCTCGGCGCTCCGTCTGGTGGCAGTGGTGGACACCGGGTCAAGACGGGTAA
- a CDS encoding NADH dehydrogenase (quinone) (PFAM: NADH-ubiquinone oxidoreductase-F iron-sulfur binding region; Respiratory-chain NADH dehydrogenase 51 Kd subunit; SLBB domain~COGs: COG1894 NADH:ubiquinone oxidoreductase NADH-binding (51 kD) subunit~InterPro IPR011538:IPR019554:IPR019575~KEGG: rha:RHA1_ro05914 NADH dehydrogenase subunit F~PFAM: NADH:ubiquinone oxidoreductase, 51kDa subunit; Soluble ligand binding domain; NADH ubiquinone oxidoreductase, F subunit, iron sulphur binding~PRIAM: NADH dehydrogenase (quinone)~SPTR: NADH-quinone oxidoreductase, F subunit), whose product MSTMHILLRHRDIPDLYRLPVYQAHRGYEGLRQAHQMAPATVRDVVTRSGLRGRGGAGFPTGRKWSFLDYQAPVRYFVVNIDEAEPGTFKDRELAEHNPHQIIEGALIGAYAIEAPAAFIFVRGELLTAYEVLVRARDEARSAGLIGPSTAEVYIYRSAGAYICGEETALLESLEGKRGHPRIKPPFPAQSGLYNQPTVVNNAETVANLPPILSNGADWYRQWGTEASPGIKIFSLSGRVMRPGNYELPLSTPLRTLIEDYGGGVGPGRHVKAVIPGGSSVPLLPAEQLDVLLDYESLQEAGSMLGSGGVVVLDDQVCIVRAAARLMKFYRTESCGKCTPCREGTYWMADILDRIERGEGTSRDFDLLPDIADNVGGKCLCPLGDASLPFMLSAMRHFREEFVAHIDRHRCPLAG is encoded by the coding sequence GTGAGTACTATGCATATTCTCTTGCGCCATCGGGACATTCCCGACCTCTATCGTCTCCCCGTTTACCAAGCCCACCGGGGATACGAAGGCTTACGCCAAGCACACCAGATGGCTCCGGCCACCGTCCGCGATGTGGTGACCCGCTCAGGTCTTCGCGGTCGCGGCGGAGCGGGATTCCCTACCGGTCGTAAATGGAGCTTTCTGGATTACCAGGCCCCGGTGCGCTATTTCGTGGTGAATATCGACGAGGCCGAACCCGGAACATTTAAAGATCGGGAATTAGCGGAGCATAATCCGCACCAAATCATCGAAGGCGCCTTGATTGGCGCGTATGCCATAGAAGCGCCGGCGGCTTTCATTTTTGTGCGCGGCGAACTCCTGACGGCCTATGAAGTCTTGGTCCGTGCCCGTGACGAGGCCCGGTCCGCCGGCCTCATCGGCCCCTCTACGGCCGAAGTGTACATTTATCGAAGCGCCGGCGCCTACATCTGTGGCGAAGAGACGGCCCTTTTGGAATCGCTCGAAGGCAAACGCGGCCATCCCCGCATTAAGCCGCCGTTTCCGGCTCAATCCGGGCTTTATAACCAGCCCACGGTGGTAAACAATGCCGAAACCGTCGCCAACTTGCCGCCCATTCTATCCAATGGGGCCGACTGGTACCGTCAATGGGGGACGGAAGCATCTCCCGGGATCAAAATCTTTTCCTTGAGTGGGCGGGTCATGCGACCGGGTAATTACGAGCTGCCGCTTTCCACTCCCTTACGGACCTTAATTGAAGACTACGGAGGAGGAGTTGGCCCAGGACGTCATGTCAAGGCGGTCATTCCCGGCGGAAGCTCGGTTCCGTTACTGCCGGCCGAGCAACTGGATGTTTTACTGGACTACGAATCGTTACAAGAAGCCGGTTCGATGCTGGGATCAGGCGGTGTCGTCGTGCTCGATGATCAGGTCTGTATCGTGCGCGCCGCCGCACGCCTGATGAAATTTTACCGCACCGAATCATGCGGCAAATGCACCCCGTGTCGCGAAGGCACCTATTGGATGGCGGATATTCTCGATCGCATCGAACGAGGTGAAGGAACCTCTCGCGATTTCGACCTGTTGCCCGACATTGCCGACAATGTCGGCGGAAAGTGCCTGTGTCCATTGGGCGATGCGTCGCTACCGTTCATGCTCAGTGCCATGAGACATTTCCGAGAGGAATTCGTCGCTCACATTGACCGCCATCGTTGTCCCCTGGCCGGCTAA
- a CDS encoding hypothetical protein (KEGG: tmr:Tmar_1494 hypothetical protein~SPTR: Putative uncharacterized protein): MYGVKVSRWSVPYFIAALGSLVLAELLWVTGISDPLAGLATGWVLVAVHLTTIGWMTILMLGALQQFVPVLTTQELASQALTGWTLALILGGLAFLLVGFLSLPSGVLFGTMWTLPTGGTLIVLGVILALVNLGMTLGRAWPWAFHEWLIAGGLFFLLLTVSLGLTFAIGFQSPGALGPVVGPAVFGQGLVAHVIGGIVGWLTLTALGVSYKLLAMFTLAPEHRGFWGWAVLGLTGFGVLLAWIAQWGPWSWLNQLGWTLGWLGLAMFLVDMVRLYRDRKRRQMELNARNARWALATLGIALILTAIVGILHQWHQWAAAMVLLWLYGWLGGLGLTQLYKILPFLTWIERYGKKMGRQRTPRVQDLVRESRDEPAYVVYFVAVVVAAVGLALRREWLFQVGMLGTLLATLDIARALWHVRHGQEPDLGMAEGSPAVPAVKNGGGSKR, encoded by the coding sequence TTGTACGGCGTGAAAGTCTCCCGTTGGAGCGTACCTTATTTTATTGCCGCCTTGGGATCGTTGGTGCTGGCGGAGTTGTTATGGGTGACGGGCATTTCCGATCCCTTGGCCGGCCTGGCGACCGGTTGGGTGCTGGTGGCCGTTCACCTGACGACGATCGGGTGGATGACAATCCTCATGTTAGGGGCCTTACAACAATTCGTGCCGGTGCTAACCACTCAGGAGTTGGCAAGCCAAGCGCTGACCGGATGGACATTGGCCTTGATTTTGGGAGGGCTTGCCTTCTTGCTGGTCGGATTTTTGTCCCTTCCAAGCGGCGTGCTCTTCGGTACAATGTGGACCTTGCCGACCGGCGGCACCTTGATTGTGCTGGGGGTAATCCTGGCCCTGGTTAATTTGGGCATGACGTTGGGACGGGCCTGGCCTTGGGCCTTTCACGAATGGCTCATTGCCGGCGGGCTTTTTTTCCTCTTGTTGACCGTATCGCTCGGCCTCACGTTCGCCATCGGTTTCCAAAGTCCCGGCGCGTTAGGGCCGGTGGTGGGACCGGCGGTTTTCGGTCAAGGGTTGGTCGCGCATGTGATCGGCGGCATTGTGGGTTGGCTTACGCTGACGGCGTTGGGAGTGTCTTACAAACTCTTGGCGATGTTCACCCTGGCGCCGGAACATCGAGGATTTTGGGGCTGGGCGGTCTTAGGGCTCACAGGATTCGGCGTGCTTCTGGCCTGGATTGCGCAATGGGGTCCCTGGTCCTGGCTTAATCAGCTCGGTTGGACGCTCGGATGGCTTGGATTGGCGATGTTTTTGGTGGATATGGTCCGGCTGTACCGTGACCGCAAGCGCCGACAAATGGAATTGAACGCGCGAAACGCCCGGTGGGCATTGGCCACGTTGGGGATCGCCCTGATTCTGACCGCTATCGTGGGCATCTTGCACCAATGGCACCAATGGGCCGCCGCGATGGTCTTGTTATGGCTCTACGGGTGGCTCGGGGGGCTGGGGCTGACCCAGTTATATAAAATTTTGCCGTTTCTCACGTGGATCGAGCGGTACGGCAAGAAAATGGGGCGGCAACGAACCCCCCGGGTGCAGGATTTAGTCCGGGAATCGCGGGATGAGCCGGCTTACGTCGTTTACTTTGTGGCGGTGGTGGTCGCGGCGGTCGGCTTGGCGCTAAGACGCGAATGGCTCTTTCAAGTCGGCATGCTGGGGACCTTGCTTGCCACATTAGATATTGCACGGGCTTTATGGCACGTTCGGCACGGTCAGGAACCGGATTTGGGCATGGCCGAGGGTTCGCCGGCCGTCCCGGCGGTTAAGAATGGGGGAGGTTCAAAAAGATGA
- a CDS encoding Hemerythrin HHE cation binding domain protein (PFAM: Hemerythrin HHE cation binding domain~COGs: COG3945 conserved hypothetical protein~InterPro IPR012312~KEGG: ppn:Palpr_2096 hemerythrin hhe cation binding domain protein~PFAM: Haemerythrin/HHE cation-binding motif~SPTR: Hemerythrin HHE cation binding domain protein) has product MDLIARLTEEHQDYVIKLSTLAETIEGIRINGRGDYFIETLDGLLVPLTSQLDDHARREEDFLFPRILERAPDSPIPVMLEDHEAIREASQGFARGYLLWRDGDDDAFNRWVTFAETLRGTFSAHMQKENLILFPLARRVLSADEIARLVPDESR; this is encoded by the coding sequence ATGGACCTCATTGCTCGCTTGACCGAAGAACATCAGGACTACGTCATAAAGCTTTCGACCTTGGCCGAAACCATTGAGGGGATCCGGATTAATGGTCGCGGCGATTATTTCATCGAGACTCTAGATGGATTGTTGGTGCCTTTAACCAGCCAGTTAGACGACCATGCCCGTCGGGAAGAGGATTTTCTTTTTCCCCGCATCTTAGAGAGGGCCCCTGACAGTCCCATACCGGTCATGTTAGAGGACCATGAGGCCATTCGCGAAGCGAGTCAAGGGTTCGCCAGGGGGTATCTCTTGTGGCGGGACGGCGATGACGACGCCTTTAACCGGTGGGTGACATTTGCCGAAACCCTAAGGGGCACTTTTTCGGCGCACATGCAAAAAGAAAATCTGATTTTGTTCCCGCTGGCCCGACGTGTACTGAGTGCCGATGAAATCGCCCGCTTGGTCCCGGACGAGTCGCGGTGA